The following coding sequences lie in one Brevibacterium marinum genomic window:
- a CDS encoding sterol carrier family protein produces MAIRRRIDPDQGRNALEMWAVHSGADAAPADRSTLATAVRFTLEELATRAEGNSVEVRVPPFGVTQCIPGPRHTRGTPPNVVETSAQVWLEIVTGKTEFSAALADGAVDASGTRADISDFVPLYTSAELEGRR; encoded by the coding sequence ATGGCGATTCGCAGAAGGATCGACCCCGACCAGGGCCGCAACGCGCTCGAGATGTGGGCGGTGCACTCGGGTGCCGACGCCGCACCGGCGGACCGGTCGACGCTGGCCACCGCGGTGAGATTCACGCTCGAGGAGCTGGCCACACGCGCAGAGGGCAACAGCGTCGAGGTCCGAGTGCCGCCTTTCGGGGTCACCCAGTGCATCCCGGGGCCCCGGCACACCCGCGGCACACCGCCCAACGTCGTGGAAACCTCGGCGCAGGTGTGGCTGGAGATCGTGACCGGCAAGACCGAATTCTCCGCAGCGCTCGCCGACGGCGCGGTCGACGCCTCCGGCACGCGCGCCGACATCAGCGACTTCGTCCCCCTGTACACCTCGGCAGAACTGGAGGGCCGGCGATGA
- the purD gene encoding phosphoribosylamine--glycine ligase: MKVLVIGSGSREHALVLALSRDPQVDAVIAAPGNPGIAAIAHTAAVDMNDSAAVTALAETLDVDLVVIGPEAPLVAGVADALRQASFPVFGPSSEAAVLEGSKAFAKEVMESAGVPTARTVVAYTSDEAAAALDDFGAPYVVKADGLAAGKGVVVTSDRAEALTHASSCLEVSDRVVIEDYLDGPEVSLFVLSDGRHTLPLAPAQDFKRIGDGDTGPNTGGMGAYSPLPWIPAGTVDEIMSTVAQPVIDEMTRRGTPFVGLLYCGLALTSKGLRVVEFNVRFGDPETQSVLARLRSPLGQTMLAAAEGRLDEVGELEWDPRTSVTVVMAAENYPNTPRTGDIIRGLGTADELDDVHILHAGTSLAKDTGAGFAPEDTVISEDIAETGDIVTSGGRVLSVVSLGDGLDEARAKAYSAVAEVKWDGEQHRTDIAEVAAGGQITVADIYPAPAAASAAAAASADEPTAAPAPAAVAASADEPTLPFSVGDPIPASAGLDSSAPALPGWTHVYSGKVRDLYIPEEAADAASAEQLLMVASDRISAYDWVLDSEIPDKGKVLTGLSLWWFDQLSEVIGNHVISSDVPEAVAGRGLIVKNLSMLPVECVARGYLTGSGMADYKATGSVCGVPLPAGLVEADRLEPAIFTPATKAELGDHDENVSFEQVSETIGAEAAEKVRDLTIEIYQRAEAIARERGIILADTKFEFGTLPDGTLVLGDEVLTPDSSRFWDAEGYEAGKAQASFDKQFVRDWLTTESGWDKSSDTAPPALPAEVVEKTRARYVEAFEKLTGQKFPG, translated from the coding sequence GTGAAGGTTCTTGTCATCGGTTCGGGCTCCCGCGAACACGCCCTCGTCCTTGCTCTGTCCCGCGACCCCCAGGTCGACGCCGTCATCGCCGCGCCCGGCAACCCGGGCATCGCTGCGATCGCGCACACCGCAGCCGTGGATATGAACGACTCCGCCGCGGTGACCGCTCTGGCGGAGACGCTCGACGTTGACCTCGTCGTCATCGGCCCCGAGGCGCCACTGGTCGCCGGGGTCGCCGACGCCCTGCGCCAGGCCTCGTTCCCGGTCTTCGGCCCCAGCTCCGAGGCCGCTGTCCTCGAAGGGTCGAAGGCCTTCGCGAAGGAGGTCATGGAGTCCGCCGGCGTGCCCACCGCACGCACCGTCGTTGCCTACACCTCCGACGAGGCGGCCGCAGCCCTCGATGACTTCGGCGCCCCGTACGTGGTCAAGGCCGATGGGCTGGCCGCCGGCAAGGGCGTCGTCGTGACCTCCGATCGCGCCGAGGCCCTGACCCACGCCTCCTCCTGCCTCGAGGTCTCCGACCGGGTCGTCATCGAGGACTACCTCGACGGCCCCGAGGTCTCCCTCTTCGTCCTCTCCGACGGTCGGCACACCCTGCCGCTGGCTCCGGCCCAGGACTTCAAGCGCATCGGCGACGGCGACACCGGCCCGAACACCGGCGGCATGGGCGCCTACTCGCCGCTGCCGTGGATTCCGGCCGGGACCGTCGACGAGATCATGTCCACCGTCGCCCAACCGGTCATCGATGAGATGACGCGCCGCGGCACCCCGTTCGTCGGTCTGCTCTACTGTGGTCTCGCGCTGACTTCGAAGGGCCTGCGGGTCGTCGAGTTCAATGTCCGCTTCGGCGACCCCGAGACGCAGTCCGTGCTCGCCCGTCTGCGCAGCCCGCTGGGGCAGACCATGCTCGCCGCCGCCGAGGGTCGCCTCGACGAGGTCGGCGAACTCGAGTGGGACCCGCGCACCTCGGTGACCGTGGTCATGGCCGCCGAGAACTACCCGAACACTCCGCGCACCGGCGACATCATCCGCGGCCTGGGCACGGCCGACGAGCTCGACGACGTCCACATCCTCCATGCCGGCACCTCCCTGGCCAAGGACACGGGCGCCGGCTTCGCCCCCGAGGATACCGTCATCTCCGAGGACATCGCCGAGACCGGTGACATCGTCACTTCGGGTGGCCGGGTGCTCTCCGTCGTCTCACTCGGCGATGGTCTCGACGAGGCGCGGGCCAAGGCCTACTCCGCTGTGGCCGAGGTCAAGTGGGACGGCGAACAGCATCGGACCGACATCGCCGAGGTGGCCGCCGGCGGGCAGATCACCGTAGCCGACATCTACCCGGCACCCGCAGCGGCATCGGCTGCTGCAGCGGCGTCGGCGGACGAGCCGACTGCCGCCCCGGCACCGGCTGCGGTCGCTGCGTCGGCGGACGAGCCGACGCTGCCGTTCTCGGTCGGAGACCCAATACCCGCCTCGGCGGGGCTCGATTCCTCGGCTCCAGCTCTGCCGGGCTGGACGCACGTGTACTCGGGCAAGGTTCGCGACCTCTACATTCCCGAAGAGGCCGCCGACGCCGCGTCTGCCGAGCAGCTGCTCATGGTCGCCTCGGATCGCATCTCCGCCTATGACTGGGTCCTCGACTCCGAGATCCCGGACAAGGGCAAGGTGCTGACGGGCCTGAGCCTGTGGTGGTTCGACCAACTCTCCGAAGTCATCGGCAACCATGTCATCAGCTCCGACGTTCCGGAAGCCGTGGCCGGCCGCGGCCTCATCGTGAAGAACCTGTCGATGCTGCCCGTCGAATGCGTGGCACGGGGCTACCTCACCGGATCCGGCATGGCCGACTACAAGGCGACCGGCTCCGTGTGCGGCGTCCCGCTGCCTGCAGGCCTCGTCGAAGCCGACCGGTTGGAGCCCGCGATCTTCACCCCGGCGACCAAGGCCGAACTGGGAGACCACGACGAGAACGTCAGCTTCGAACAGGTCTCGGAGACCATCGGCGCCGAGGCGGCAGAGAAGGTCCGTGATCTGACGATCGAGATCTACCAGCGGGCCGAGGCGATCGCCCGCGAGCGCGGCATCATCCTCGCCGACACGAAGTTCGAGTTCGGGACGCTGCCGGACGGCACGCTGGTCCTCGGCGACGAGGTGCTCACCCCGGACTCCTCGCGTTTCTGGGACGCCGAGGGCTACGAGGCGGGCAAGGCGCAGGCGAGCTTCGACAAGCAGTTCGTCCGCGACTGGCTGACGACGGAGTCCGGTTGGGACAAGTCCTCGGACACTGCCCCACCGGCACTGCCCGCCGAGGTGGTCGAAAAGACCCGCGCCCGCTACGTCGAGGCCTTCGAGAAGCTCACGGGCCAGAAGTTCCCCGGCTAG
- a CDS encoding asparaginase, protein MTRSTFTSADAAELAAVVRSGFAESRHIGSAVVLDPDGSPLISLGAPEVPVFTRSSLKPLQAIAAMSLGAQISGVSAALATASHKCESGHAEVVAGMLDTAGLSVDDLQCPSAHPADAAFRRSLQERAAKSGDADTDPKSPLYFNCSGKHTAFLMAALAVGAETESYLDPAHPVQTKVAEVVEAFSGETPAAVGTDGCGAPVFALSLVGLARGIGRVVRQGSMGADPGAADSAGTADSASHAASAIASATDYRSYASAARTLMDGVFADPWAIEGHGRPNSSVIDRLGVFAKGGAEGVIVMATKTGYSVALKCLDGSSRATGLVALTLLRKAGALPNVTDDHLGEVTTAITDPVTGGTDSEGRTAVVGRVVVGEDVADIRQREQS, encoded by the coding sequence GTGACTCGTTCCACTTTCACTTCCGCCGACGCCGCCGAGCTGGCCGCAGTCGTGCGCAGCGGATTCGCAGAATCCCGCCACATCGGTTCCGCCGTCGTCCTCGACCCGGATGGATCACCCCTGATCAGCCTCGGTGCGCCTGAGGTTCCCGTGTTCACCCGGTCGAGCCTCAAACCCCTCCAGGCGATCGCCGCGATGTCGCTCGGCGCGCAGATCAGTGGTGTGTCAGCGGCTCTGGCGACCGCCTCCCACAAGTGCGAATCCGGACACGCCGAGGTGGTGGCCGGCATGCTCGACACCGCCGGACTGAGCGTCGATGACCTGCAGTGCCCGTCGGCACATCCCGCCGACGCTGCCTTCCGCCGCAGCCTCCAGGAACGGGCTGCGAAGAGCGGTGACGCCGACACCGACCCGAAGTCGCCCCTGTACTTCAACTGCTCCGGCAAACACACCGCGTTCCTCATGGCGGCGCTCGCCGTCGGTGCGGAGACCGAGAGCTACCTCGATCCCGCCCATCCGGTGCAGACGAAGGTCGCCGAGGTGGTCGAGGCATTCTCCGGTGAGACGCCGGCGGCTGTGGGCACCGACGGCTGTGGTGCCCCGGTGTTCGCACTCAGCCTGGTTGGCCTGGCGCGAGGGATCGGCCGTGTGGTGCGACAGGGCAGCATGGGCGCGGATCCCGGCGCCGCTGACTCAGCCGGCACCGCGGACTCAGCGAGCCACGCGGCCTCAGCGATCGCCTCGGCGACGGATTACCGGTCGTACGCATCCGCCGCCCGCACCCTCATGGACGGCGTCTTCGCCGATCCCTGGGCGATCGAGGGCCACGGACGCCCGAACTCGAGCGTCATCGACCGCCTCGGCGTCTTCGCCAAAGGGGGAGCCGAGGGCGTCATCGTCATGGCCACGAAGACGGGATACTCGGTGGCGCTGAAATGCCTCGACGGCTCGTCACGGGCCACTGGGCTGGTGGCACTGACCCTGCTGCGCAAGGCAGGGGCACTTCCGAACGTGACCGACGACCACCTCGGCGAGGTCACCACCGCGATCACGGACCCCGTCACCGGCGGCACCGATTCCGAGGGGCGGACGGCAGTTGTCGGGCGGGTCGTCGTGGGTGAAGATGTAGCCGATATCAGGCAGAGGGAGCAGAGCTGA
- a CDS encoding universal stress protein: MSHTIIVGVDGSANSQCALQWAIRHAQLTSSEIRLVAAYTVPGVNMTQADIVYPADFDTVLKRSVQQLVDDSARTVTDASVPVSTVVFPGDASGVLVDNSKNADLAVIGARGRGGFAGRLLGSVALAMPAHAHCPTVVIPSTWPKRPLPDRPLPVDLPVRSSTAQTAAAESAGTRPDFTGEVVAAIDPFETDGPVLREAALQARIYGLPLHLIGITATHVLSPEWMPSETHLEKMYDEAVTSREEAVESLREEFPELSVRWSIFDAPATEVLISATYTAELMMIGSRGRSGFVSTILGSTSQAVLSHAVCPTRVVRVTRRKPTKKR, from the coding sequence ATGTCTCATACGATCATCGTCGGGGTCGACGGCTCGGCCAACAGTCAATGTGCGCTGCAATGGGCGATCAGGCACGCGCAGCTGACCTCATCCGAGATTCGCCTCGTCGCAGCGTACACCGTGCCCGGGGTCAATATGACCCAGGCGGATATCGTCTACCCTGCCGACTTCGACACCGTGCTCAAGAGATCGGTGCAGCAGCTCGTCGATGACAGTGCGAGAACCGTCACCGATGCCTCGGTGCCCGTGTCGACTGTGGTCTTCCCCGGTGATGCCTCAGGCGTGCTGGTCGACAACTCGAAGAACGCGGACCTTGCCGTCATCGGCGCCCGCGGACGCGGTGGCTTCGCCGGCCGCCTGCTGGGCTCGGTGGCTCTGGCGATGCCGGCCCACGCTCACTGCCCCACAGTGGTCATCCCGAGCACCTGGCCCAAGCGCCCGCTGCCGGACAGGCCCCTTCCCGTCGATCTGCCCGTGCGCTCCTCGACTGCGCAGACTGCCGCCGCCGAGTCCGCTGGCACACGGCCGGACTTCACCGGAGAGGTCGTTGCCGCGATCGATCCGTTCGAGACCGACGGGCCCGTCCTGCGGGAGGCCGCCCTGCAGGCCCGCATCTATGGTCTGCCCCTCCACCTGATCGGCATCACGGCCACCCACGTCCTGTCGCCGGAGTGGATGCCGAGCGAAACCCATCTCGAGAAGATGTACGACGAAGCCGTGACCTCACGGGAGGAAGCGGTCGAGTCGCTGAGAGAGGAATTCCCGGAGCTCTCCGTCCGCTGGTCGATCTTCGACGCCCCCGCCACCGAGGTGCTCATCAGTGCCACGTACACCGCGGAGCTGATGATGATCGGCTCCCGCGGTCGCAGCGGTTTCGTGTCCACGATCCTCGGCTCGACCTCCCAGGCGGTGCTCTCACACGCGGTGTGCCCGACCCGCGTGGTCCGCGTAACCCGCCGCAAGCCGACGAAGAAGCGCTGA
- a CDS encoding aldehyde dehydrogenase family protein, with product MNAQITQTTSFIGGRHVPSLTTYANVDPATGEHLGDVSRGGGDEVDRAVKIAARAQREWKRSSPEQRSKLLFTTAEVIRANRDELASLESEDTGKPLTQAYSDVDVCARYFEFYGHTIESYYGHSIPMGEDMHVYTRRESYGVTGHIVAWNYPLQLIGRAAATSLATGNCAVAKPADETPRSTVRLAELIHSVGYPDGVFNVVTGLGAEAGAALAAHPGIAHLGFVGSTQVGSQIAHAAADRVIPTVLELGGKSANIVFSDADVDAAIPSLVRSIIQNAGQTCSAGSRLIVAQDVHAEVVEKMAAAMEEVTIGYGLDDPMLGPLISKKQQARVEGFLTHIGNAEILTGGTRPEGLAADLTGGAFITPTLVDNVSPGSTIAQEEVFGPVVAAMAFGDEEEAIALANGTDYGLVSALWTQNVSRAHRVAAEVEAGQVFVNTYGAGGGVELPFGGFKKSGYGREKSIEALDEYTQTKTVAVKL from the coding sequence ATGAACGCCCAGATCACCCAGACCACCTCATTCATCGGCGGACGTCATGTGCCGTCCCTGACCACCTACGCCAACGTCGACCCGGCCACGGGCGAGCACCTCGGCGATGTGTCCCGCGGCGGCGGTGACGAAGTCGACCGCGCGGTCAAGATCGCGGCCCGGGCGCAGCGGGAGTGGAAACGATCGAGCCCCGAGCAGCGATCGAAGCTGCTGTTCACCACCGCCGAGGTGATCCGGGCCAACCGAGACGAGCTGGCCAGCCTCGAATCCGAGGACACGGGCAAACCCCTGACCCAGGCCTATTCCGATGTCGACGTCTGCGCCCGCTACTTCGAATTCTACGGCCACACCATCGAGTCCTACTACGGGCACTCGATCCCCATGGGCGAGGACATGCACGTCTACACGCGCCGCGAGTCCTACGGCGTGACCGGACACATCGTGGCCTGGAACTATCCGCTCCAGCTCATCGGCCGCGCCGCCGCGACCTCACTGGCCACCGGCAACTGCGCAGTCGCCAAACCTGCCGACGAGACGCCGCGCTCCACGGTCCGCCTGGCCGAGCTCATCCACTCCGTCGGCTACCCCGACGGTGTGTTCAACGTGGTCACAGGCTTGGGCGCCGAGGCGGGTGCGGCGCTGGCGGCCCACCCCGGCATCGCCCACCTGGGCTTCGTCGGCTCGACCCAGGTCGGTTCGCAGATCGCCCACGCCGCCGCGGACAGGGTGATCCCGACCGTGCTCGAACTCGGCGGGAAGTCCGCGAACATCGTCTTCTCCGACGCCGATGTCGACGCCGCGATCCCGTCCCTGGTGCGCTCGATCATCCAGAACGCCGGTCAGACCTGCTCGGCCGGCTCCCGCCTCATCGTCGCCCAGGACGTCCACGCCGAGGTGGTGGAGAAGATGGCGGCCGCGATGGAGGAGGTGACTATCGGCTACGGACTCGACGACCCGATGCTCGGGCCCCTGATCTCCAAGAAGCAGCAGGCCCGTGTCGAAGGGTTCCTGACCCACATCGGCAACGCAGAGATCCTCACCGGCGGAACCCGACCAGAAGGACTCGCCGCCGACCTCACCGGTGGTGCCTTCATCACACCGACGCTCGTGGACAATGTATCCCCGGGATCGACGATCGCGCAGGAAGAGGTCTTCGGCCCCGTCGTGGCGGCCATGGCCTTCGGCGACGAAGAGGAGGCGATCGCTCTGGCCAACGGCACCGACTACGGTCTGGTCTCGGCCCTGTGGACGCAGAACGTCTCCCGTGCCCACCGGGTCGCCGCCGAGGTGGAGGCCGGGCAGGTCTTCGTCAACACCTACGGTGCCGGCGGGGGAGTGGAACTGCCCTTCGGCGGGTTCAAGAAGTCCGGTTACGGTCGCGAGAAGTCCATCGAAGCCCTCGACGAGTACACACAGACGAAGACCGTCGCCGTGAAGCTGTGA
- a CDS encoding EamA family transporter, which translates to MTPAVLGLVLGASVAHALWNIAAKSVSGKGYAFVLAYHGLSAILLAPIAVWLIASGAHDLNVALVGAAVLSAVFHIAYSVSLQSGYDHAPLGVVYPTARGVGPVITIIIAVLFLGERPSGPETIGAFVVLAGIAVVTVRPRAVGGVAASGGGQLGGGVRLGGGQLGGGVRLGGGHATGSHGFGRGLAWGGLIGVFIASYTLWDDFSVNHISDSPLLYFAVSEACVGLIMALGIVTIPGGAARRADFRSILAGHKRALVTVAILSPLAYLLVLFAMQQAPVSLVAPVRETSIIVGTLLAWWFFGEKNIGMKLLGAVVVVAGIGLIAPG; encoded by the coding sequence ATGACTCCTGCCGTCCTCGGTCTGGTGCTGGGCGCCTCGGTGGCCCATGCGCTGTGGAACATCGCCGCGAAGTCCGTCTCCGGCAAGGGCTATGCCTTCGTCCTGGCCTATCACGGACTCTCGGCGATCCTGCTCGCCCCGATCGCCGTCTGGCTGATCGCCTCGGGGGCGCATGATCTCAACGTGGCCCTGGTCGGTGCCGCAGTGCTCAGCGCGGTCTTCCACATCGCCTACTCGGTGTCCCTGCAGTCCGGCTACGACCATGCGCCGCTGGGAGTCGTCTATCCCACGGCACGCGGGGTCGGACCGGTCATCACGATCATCATCGCGGTGCTGTTCCTGGGAGAGCGGCCGAGCGGCCCGGAAACCATCGGCGCCTTCGTCGTCCTCGCCGGCATCGCGGTCGTGACCGTGCGTCCGAGGGCCGTGGGCGGGGTCGCTGCATCGGGCGGTGGGCAGCTCGGCGGCGGAGTCAGGCTCGGCGGTGGGCAGCTCGGCGGTGGAGTCAGGCTCGGCGGTGGTCATGCGACAGGCAGTCACGGCTTCGGCCGCGGTCTGGCATGGGGTGGGCTGATCGGTGTCTTCATCGCCTCGTACACACTGTGGGACGACTTCTCCGTCAACCACATCTCCGATTCGCCGCTGCTCTATTTCGCCGTCTCCGAAGCCTGCGTCGGACTCATCATGGCCCTGGGAATCGTGACGATCCCGGGAGGTGCGGCACGACGCGCGGACTTCAGATCGATCCTCGCCGGACACAAGCGGGCCCTGGTCACCGTCGCCATCCTCTCCCCGCTGGCATATCTGCTCGTTCTGTTCGCGATGCAGCAGGCGCCGGTGTCGCTCGTCGCACCGGTGCGGGAGACCTCCATCATCGTCGGAACGCTGCTGGCCTGGTGGTTCTTCGGGGAGAAGAACATCGGCATGAAGCTGCTCGGCGCGGTCGTCGTCGTCGCCGGAATCGGTCTCATCGCCCCCGGCTGA